AAGAGCGCCGCCTGCCGGGGGCCGTGATTGACCGCCGCATCGAACACCATCGTGTCCACGCCCGCGGGCAGTTCATCGCAGCGGCAGGCGTCCCAGTAGCGCGCGCGATAAATGGCGCCGGCCTCCTCGACCGTCAGGGCGCGCACATCCTCGCGGCTTACCGGCGTCCCGCGCGAGGCCGCCAGCGTGCCCTGCGTAATTCCGAAATTGGTCGCGCCGCCGGGGTCAGCCGGGTGATCGGAAAATCCGCCCTCCCAATGAAACACGTGCGCCAGCGCCGTCTCGAACCTGTCCATGCCTGTCTCCTTGAGTTGCGTCCAGGAAGCATGAGGGCTGCAGACGGGGCCGCTGATAGCCAAGCCGCCGGACAATGGCGAAATCCATTCCCGTGAGCGCGCAAAGCCCGTAAACCTCGCCCCCATGATTCACGGTCTTTCCCGTCTCGGCTTCGGCGTCTCGGGCGCTCACGGCACGCCGCTGGTACCAGCGCAGACCACGCGCCGGCTGATCGCGCGCGCGTTCGAGGGCGGCGTGCGGGTGTTCGACGCGGCGCCCGCCTATGGCGCGGGCGAGGCGGAACGCCGTCTGGGCCGGGCCTTGCGCGACCTGCCTCGCGATCAGGTCTTTGTGTGCACAAAGGCGGGGATAGCCAGCGAGGGTGTCTCCGAGCGGTTGCGGGATTTCTCGCCCGCCGGCATCGAAACCAGCGTGCACGCCAGCCTGTCGCGGCTGGGGGTGGAGGGCGTGGACGCCCTGTTCCTGCACGGGCCGGACCCGTATGAGCTGACGGATGAGCTGTTCGCCCGGCTCGCCGCGCTGAAATCAGCGGGCGCCTTCGCGGCGCTGGGCGTCACCGGTCTGGGGCCGGAGCTGGATGCAGCCATCGCGTCGGGGCGGTTTGATCTGATGATGACGCCCGTGCACCCGTTCATCAATGCGCGCGAGGAGGCGCGTCTGGCGTCGGCGCGGGCGCGTGGCATGGCGGTGATCGCGATCCAGAGCGCCGGCGACACGCCCCCGCCCCGGCGCATGCCCCGCCAGCCGGCGGACCTGTATGCGCTGGCGCGCGCCCTGCGTCCCGCCACCCCCGGCCGGGGCCGCGTCGCTCCGGTGGAGGGCGTGCGCGCTGCGCTGGCGCGCGCGGAAGTCGACACAGTGCTGATCACGACCACGCGGCGCGCCCATCTCGACGCCCATCTGGCGGCCTGCGCCAGCGCTGGCGGAACGGGTTGGGCCCGCGCGCCGCAGGCTGCGCCGATGGCACAGGTCAATCTTGCTGAAGAAGCGGCTCCGCCAGAGGTCGCCGCACCCGCAGACGACGTCACGGCGCCGGAGCCTGACGCTGACACGGCCCTGCCCGCCTTCGCCTTTCCCGCACCGACGCGCGCCGCCGGGTTGGCGCGGCTGGAGGCGTTCACACCCGCCATGGGGGGCGTTTACGCCGCGCACCGAAATGAGGACCGGGGACCGCACGACCGCTCCAACGTCTCAGCCTTGAGCGCGCATGTGCGCCGCCGGATCATCCGCGAAGACGAGCTGGTGCGCGCCGCCATCGACGCCCACGGGCTGGAGGCGGCCGAGGCCTTCATCGGGGAGGTGTGCTGGCGCACCTACTGGAAAGGCTGGCTGGAGATGCGGCCCTCCGTGTGGGCCGACTACCGCGCCGGGCTGGCGGGCGATCTGGACGTGCTGAAGCGCGATGGCGCGATGGCGCAGCGCTACGCCGCCGCTATCGAAGGCCGCACCGGGCTGGACTGCTTTGACGCCTGGGCGCACGAGCTCAACGAGACCGGCTATCTGCACAATCATGCGCGCATGTGGGCGGCGTCGATCTGGATCTACACGCTGGACCTGCCCTGGCGCCTGGGCGCGGACTGGTTCCTGCGCCATCTCATCGACGCCGACCCGGCGTCGAACACGTTGAGCTGGCGCTGGGTGTGCGGACTGCACACGCCGGGCAAGACCTATCTGGCGCGCGCGGGCAATATCGCCCGCTTCACCGGTGAGCGCTTCAAAGTGAGGGCGCCTGATCTCGCCGCCGAGGCGCCGCCTCTGGCCGTGGACCCGGGCCATCCCCCGCCCGTCCCGCTGGCGCCGGGCGCGCAGCCCGATGCCGATGCGCCCGCCTTCCTCCTGATCACCAGCGAAGACCTTCACCCGGAAAGCTGGGGCGTGGAGGGGCTGGATTTGCGCGGCGCGGCGACGCTGGATACGTCCGCCGCCCTCAGCCCGCTGCCTGTCGGAGAGGCCGCCAACGCCTTCACCCGCGCCGCGTTTGAGGACGCAAGCCAGCGCGCTGCGAGCGTGTTCGGCTTTGCGGTCAGCGAAGCGGCGGACATGGAGGCGGTCATTGCGCTCGCCCGCAAGGCGGGCGCGCGCCAGATCATCACCCAGCGCCCCTGTCAGGGCCCGGCCCGCGACGTGCTTGATTCGGCGGCGCCGGCGCTGGAGGCCGCCGGTTTGACCCTGTGCGAATTGCGCCGGGACTGGGACAGCGCCTTCTTTCCGTACGCGGACAAGGGCTTTTTCAGATTGAAGAAGGCGATTCCGCGCGTGCTGGACGCGCTTGGTCTCATCACGGGCGCGGGTGCGCCCGGATGACAAATCGCCCCGGCCCCGCTAAGCCATAAGGGTCTGGCCGCGCGTGCGCTCCGGTCCGGCGCGGAGCGAGGTGGCGGGATGCAGACTGATCTGCTGGCGAAACTGAAGGCGCTTGCCGAGCCCTCGCGCCTGCGCATCGTGTCGCTGCTGTCCCAGGGCGAAATGACGGTGAGCGAAATCATCCAGGTGCTGGGCCAGAGCCAGCCGCGCGTGTCGCGCCACCTGAAGCTGCTCGCGGACGCGGGATTGTGCGAGCGCTTTCCCGAAGGCGGCTGGGTGTTCTACCGGCTGGTGCGCACCGGACCGGTCTCGCGGCTGGCCGCGCTGATCGAGGATTTCACCGATACTGACGACCCCCAGGTGCAGCGTGACCGCCAGCGCCTCAGCGAGCTCAAACGCCTGCGCGCCCAGAGCGCCGAACGGTTTTTCGAGGCCGCCGCCGCGCAATGGGCGCAGATTCGCTCCATGCATTTCTCTGAAGGCGCGGTGGAGACCGAGCTGGTGCGGCTGGTCGCCGGGCGGCGCTTCAAAAGCCATGTGGATGTGGGCACGGGCACGGGCCGCATGCTGGAGCTGTTCAGCGCCCAGGCCGATGAAGGCATGGGCGTGGATCTGTCGCGCGAAATGCTGTCGGTGGCGCGCGCCAAGCTGTCCGAAGCCGGATTGAGCACGCGCTTCGTGCGCCAGGCGGACGCCTCGGCCTTGCCGGTGGAAGATGGCGCAGCCGACCTCGTCACGGTGCATCAGGTGCTGCATTATCTCTCCGACCCGCGCGAGGCGGTGCGCGAATGCGCGCGCGTGCTGGCGCCGGGCGGCGTGTTGCTGATCGTGGATTTCGCCGAGCACCGCCACGAGGCCCTGCGCGTGGAGCATCATCACCGGCATCTCGGCTTCCCCCCCGCCCAGGTCACCGGCTGGTTGACCGGCGCCGGGCTCGACCTCAAACAGCTTGTCACGCTTGAGCCCGAAGGCATCAAGGGCGGGCTGACCGTACTGATCTGGGCCGCCGAACACCGGCAGGACTGACATTCTGGAGCGCCGCCCATGACCCTCGCTACTCTGACCGCCCACGCTGACCGCCTCGCCAGCGCGGACATGAGCGGCCTGATCGCGCAGCCGGGCCGCGATGACGCGCTGGTGGTGGAGGCCGCCGGACTGGTGTTTGACGCCCGCCGCCAGCGGATCGATCTGGAGGCCTGGGCCGGCCTGCTGGGCGCCGCCGCCGAGGCCCGAATCCCGGACGCCTTCGCGGCCATGATGCGCGGCGACATCGTCAACACCACGGAAGGCCGCCCGTCTTTGCACGCCGCCTGCCGCAATCCGGACCGGCTCGCGGACAAGGCGCTGGCGGACCGGCTGCGCGACGCCCGCGCGCGCACCGCCGCCTTTACGGATGCGACTGAAGCGCCTGATGCGATGGACGGTCATCCCTTGCGGCGCATCATCAATATCGGCATTGGCGGGTCGGATCTGGGGCCGCGCTTCATCTATGACGCGCTGAAAGCCTGGCGGCGCGAGGGGGTCGAAGCGCGCTTCGTGTCCAATCTCGACCCGGCCGATCTGGACGATGCGCTGGAGGGCGCTGAGGCCGAGACCACGCTGGTGGTCATCGTGTCGAAATCCTTCACCACCCAGGAAACCCTGATGAACGGCCAGGCCGCGCGCGACTGGCTCGCCGCACGGCTGGGCGAGGCGGGCGCCAATGCGCGCCTGTGCGCCGCCACCGCGGCGCCAGACAAGGCGGCGGCATTCGGCGTGGACAAGGCGCGCATCTTCCCGTTCGAGGACGGGGTGGGCGGTCGCTATTCGCTGTGGTCGCCGGCGGGGATCGCCATCGAGCTGGCGGTGGGCTCGCGGGTCTATACGCGCCTGCTGCACGGCGCACGGGTGATGGACGACCATGTGATTGACGCGCCGCCCGGCGCCAATATGGCCATCGCCAAAGGCCTGGTGGACGCGTGGAACCGGGCCGCGCGCAGGCTCCCCTCGCGCTGCGTCACGGCGTATTCCTCTCGGCTGGAGCGCCTGCCTGCCTATCTGCAGCAGCTGGAGATGGAAAGTCTGGGCAAGTCGGTGACGCACGGCGGCGAAGCCCTCGCCCCGGCCCATTCCGGCGCGCTGGTCTGGGGCGGGCGCGGCTCGGACCTGCAACACTCGGTCTTTCAGTGGCTGCATCAGGGTCAGGACGAGGCGCCGGTGGATTTCATCGCCCTCAAGGACGCGGTCTTCATGGAAGACCCGCGCGCCCGCGCCCTCAACGCCAATCTGGCCGCCCAGGGCGCGGCGCTGACCACCGGACGCTCCGGCGAGGGCGCACTGGCCGCTCACAAGGCCATCGCCGGCGGGCGGGCGAGCAGCACGATCCTCCTGCCCGGCCTGAGCCCGGAGAGCCTGGGCGCGCTGGTCGCTCTGCATGAGCATAAAGTCGCAGTGGAAGCCACGCTTTACGGTCTGAACCCGTTTGACCAGTGGGGGGTGGAGCTGGGCAAGGCGCTTGCCCGTGACCTGCTTTCCGGCGACACGGGCGGCTTCGATCCCGTTGCGCTGGACCTCGCCCGCCGTCTGGGGCTGGACGCCTCCTAGGCGTTCGCTTCCTCGGCGCGAATCCGCTTATAAGCGCGCTCAAGACCGGCTCTTGACGAAGGCTCGCCCATGACACGCACGCCCGCTCTCCCCCCTCTGGACAATGCCGCGATCCAGCCGCTGGCCGACGCCATCCGCGCCCTCGCCATGGACGCGGTGGAAGCCGCCAAATCCGGCCACCCGGGCATGCCCATGGGGATGGCGGACGCCGCCGCGGTCCTGTGGACGCGCCACATCAAATTCGACCCCGCCGATCCGGCCTGGCCGGACCGGGACCGGTTCGTCT
The window above is part of the Hyphomonadaceae bacterium ML37 genome. Proteins encoded here:
- a CDS encoding aldo/keto reductase, with product MIHGLSRLGFGVSGAHGTPLVPAQTTRRLIARAFEGGVRVFDAAPAYGAGEAERRLGRALRDLPRDQVFVCTKAGIASEGVSERLRDFSPAGIETSVHASLSRLGVEGVDALFLHGPDPYELTDELFARLAALKSAGAFAALGVTGLGPELDAAIASGRFDLMMTPVHPFINAREEARLASARARGMAVIAIQSAGDTPPPRRMPRQPADLYALARALRPATPGRGRVAPVEGVRAALARAEVDTVLITTTRRAHLDAHLAACASAGGTGWARAPQAAPMAQVNLAEEAAPPEVAAPADDVTAPEPDADTALPAFAFPAPTRAAGLARLEAFTPAMGGVYAAHRNEDRGPHDRSNVSALSAHVRRRIIREDELVRAAIDAHGLEAAEAFIGEVCWRTYWKGWLEMRPSVWADYRAGLAGDLDVLKRDGAMAQRYAAAIEGRTGLDCFDAWAHELNETGYLHNHARMWAASIWIYTLDLPWRLGADWFLRHLIDADPASNTLSWRWVCGLHTPGKTYLARAGNIARFTGERFKVRAPDLAAEAPPLAVDPGHPPPVPLAPGAQPDADAPAFLLITSEDLHPESWGVEGLDLRGAATLDTSAALSPLPVGEAANAFTRAAFEDASQRAASVFGFAVSEAADMEAVIALARKAGARQIITQRPCQGPARDVLDSAAPALEAAGLTLCELRRDWDSAFFPYADKGFFRLKKAIPRVLDALGLITGAGAPG
- a CDS encoding metalloregulator ArsR/SmtB family transcription factor; this translates as MQTDLLAKLKALAEPSRLRIVSLLSQGEMTVSEIIQVLGQSQPRVSRHLKLLADAGLCERFPEGGWVFYRLVRTGPVSRLAALIEDFTDTDDPQVQRDRQRLSELKRLRAQSAERFFEAAAAQWAQIRSMHFSEGAVETELVRLVAGRRFKSHVDVGTGTGRMLELFSAQADEGMGVDLSREMLSVARAKLSEAGLSTRFVRQADASALPVEDGAADLVTVHQVLHYLSDPREAVRECARVLAPGGVLLIVDFAEHRHEALRVEHHHRHLGFPPAQVTGWLTGAGLDLKQLVTLEPEGIKGGLTVLIWAAEHRQD
- the pgi gene encoding glucose-6-phosphate isomerase, with amino-acid sequence MTLATLTAHADRLASADMSGLIAQPGRDDALVVEAAGLVFDARRQRIDLEAWAGLLGAAAEARIPDAFAAMMRGDIVNTTEGRPSLHAACRNPDRLADKALADRLRDARARTAAFTDATEAPDAMDGHPLRRIINIGIGGSDLGPRFIYDALKAWRREGVEARFVSNLDPADLDDALEGAEAETTLVVIVSKSFTTQETLMNGQAARDWLAARLGEAGANARLCAATAAPDKAAAFGVDKARIFPFEDGVGGRYSLWSPAGIAIELAVGSRVYTRLLHGARVMDDHVIDAPPGANMAIAKGLVDAWNRAARRLPSRCVTAYSSRLERLPAYLQQLEMESLGKSVTHGGEALAPAHSGALVWGGRGSDLQHSVFQWLHQGQDEAPVDFIALKDAVFMEDPRARALNANLAAQGAALTTGRSGEGALAAHKAIAGGRASSTILLPGLSPESLGALVALHEHKVAVEATLYGLNPFDQWGVELGKALARDLLSGDTGGFDPVALDLARRLGLDAS